The DNA sequence TTGCGCGGCAGGAGCGGAATCGCACGGATCCACGCGGACTGATCGAGGCGCGCCTCGCCGACGGAGGCCATCGGCAGCGTCTGCGTGCTCACGCGCCGCTCCGAGCGAGGCAACGCGTCACGTCGGCGCGCAACGCGGCGAAGTCGGCATCACGCCCTGGCGGAAGGACGCGGATCACGACATCCGACCCCGGCCTGACATCCGTCAGCGCCTCGGCGCACACCGCCTTGAGCCGGCGACGAAGGGTGTTGCGCACGAC is a window from the Microbacterium lacus genome containing:
- the rnpA gene encoding ribonuclease P protein component; this encodes MLARPNRLTRGADYKAVVRRGRRCASANTVVYTSATGESRPPRFGFIVSRQVGSAVVRNTLRRRLKAVCAEALTDVRPGSDVVIRVLPPGRDADFAALRADVTRCLARSGA